In Ascaphus truei isolate aAscTru1 chromosome 5, aAscTru1.hap1, whole genome shotgun sequence, one genomic interval encodes:
- the FAM178B gene encoding protein FAM178B — protein sequence MLPSDKRGDLHQLCVQLDRHINSNIHENPSIMYQSKLKDLATYTHVRWQELLSHCTPQRRYCSCWDPCTSYDAPGSEDGGAEPL from the exons ATGTTACCCTCAGATAAGCGG GGTGATCTGCACCAGTTGTGTGTCCAGTTGGACAGACATATCAACAGCAACATCCATGAGAATCCTAGTATCATGTACCAAAGCAAACTGAAGGACCTGGCAACCTATACCCACGTGAGATGGCAGGAGCTGCTGTCCCACTGCACACCCCAG AGGAGATACTGCAGCTGCTGGGACCCCTGCACAAGCTACGATGCCCCTGGCAGCGAGGATGGGGGAGCTGAGCCTCTGTAA